The following are from one region of the Isoalcanivorax indicus genome:
- a CDS encoding ectoine synthase: MIVRTLEDALGSERLVRAENGNWQSVRLSLKEDRMGHSFNITTIFKGTKTHIHYKNHLETVYVISGNGRVETLSDGKMYDLKPGTVYLLNEHDEHYLYGGDEDMVVACVFDPPLSGREVHDEHGVYPADLD, translated from the coding sequence ATGATCGTCCGTACGCTGGAGGATGCCCTGGGCAGCGAACGCCTAGTGCGCGCTGAAAACGGGAACTGGCAGTCTGTCCGTCTGTCGCTGAAGGAAGACAGGATGGGTCATTCCTTCAACATCACGACCATCTTCAAAGGCACCAAAACGCATATCCACTACAAGAACCATCTGGAAACGGTGTATGTGATTTCCGGTAACGGCCGGGTGGAAACCCTGTCCGACGGCAAGATGTATGATCTCAAGCCGGGCACCGTCTATCTGCTCAACGAGCATGACGAGCATTATCTGTACGGTGGCGACGAGGACATGGTCGTGGCGTGTGTCTTTGATCCGCCACTGAGCGGACGCGAGGTTCACGACGAGCATGGCGTTTATCCCGCCGATCTGGACTGA
- a CDS encoding hybrid sensor histidine kinase/response regulator has product MFTLWQLGSLALLYVLILFVIAWWGDRAARRGSRLVNNPWTYSLALGVYCTSWTFFGAVGEAANHGWSYLPIYLGPIVLVVFGGAIILKIVTLGKQQRITSIADFIAARYGKSQRLAMLVTMIALVGVLPYIALQLKAVTLAFDVLTPGEGHMAANMDSAFVVALLMAAFTLLFGTRHLDATEHQSGLMLAVAFESFVKLVAFIAVGLFCLFYVFDGALGFFNEEAVGEVASDLFAGGWGEQDFAAQFLLAMAAIICLPRQFHAAVVENNDLRHLRTARWVLPLYLGIFAVLVLPIVLAGLVLQPEFAGQADIYVLTLPMLEGPAWLTLLVFLGGIAAATGMVIVATIAVAIMLTNEVLLPLWLRRRVNLRNDLGALGANVRSLRRVAIVVVLLLAFLFHQLMLDFTRLTSIGLLSFAAVAQFAPALFGGLYWRGGHARGAAIGLAIGFVVWAFCLLLPGLASPEWLARANQDGVFGLGMLRPQRLFGLDGLSPLAHGVVWSLGLNILAYVCFSKWARPSALDRSQATLFVDMPLDWWRDAGTSGLVSQGELLELAGRCIGQGRAELLFREHAEKQQFFWQPELPAPLHLVRLTERLLAGAMGASSARILLGTLLTKQEADRHEVARIMDEASQVIQFNHQLLRTTIETINQGICVVDRDLNIVAWNRAYERLFEYPEGLIRLGRPIADVYRYNARQGIYGDGDLHEQVSRRVNLLREGSAHSFERVLPSGTVIEVSGMPMPGGGFVSTFLDITARKRDEWALREINENLEQMVADRTRRLSEVNTRLQQAIAEAQRANQGKTLFLAAAGHDLMQPLNAAHLFCSSLQQKLQTGGLSDVERAQEMLGNISGALEAAESLISDLLDISRLDTGAMPVDQRPVPLRRMLHNLASEFGAMADARGLRLRWRPADVLVQTDEKLLRRVLQNLLGNAVRYTSEGSVLLGCRKAPGAVRIEVWDTGTGITEEEQKEIFREFKRLPSSEQHGKGLGLGLAIAERICKLLGHRITVRSWPGRGTVFSVTVPLAADGVVPEVVEEATMFAPRRLDGLTVLCVDNDATILAGLAALLDDWGCRVIQARSEAEAHARLDPDTVPDVMLVDYQLDDDENGFDVITALDGRWDDAVPAILMTANHDPAVRQRAISEGLVFLQKPVDARTLYDTLTNL; this is encoded by the coding sequence ATGTTCACACTCTGGCAGCTTGGCAGCCTCGCTCTGCTGTATGTGCTGATCCTTTTCGTGATTGCCTGGTGGGGCGATCGCGCTGCCCGACGCGGTTCGCGGCTGGTCAATAACCCGTGGACCTACAGCCTGGCGCTCGGCGTCTACTGCACCTCCTGGACCTTCTTCGGCGCCGTGGGCGAAGCCGCCAATCATGGCTGGAGCTACCTGCCCATCTATCTGGGCCCGATCGTGCTGGTGGTGTTCGGCGGCGCCATCATTCTCAAGATCGTCACGCTGGGCAAACAGCAGCGTATTACCTCCATCGCGGACTTCATCGCCGCCCGGTACGGCAAGTCCCAGCGGCTGGCCATGCTGGTGACGATGATCGCGCTGGTGGGCGTACTGCCCTATATCGCGTTGCAACTGAAAGCCGTGACCCTGGCGTTTGATGTGCTGACCCCGGGTGAGGGTCATATGGCAGCCAACATGGACAGCGCCTTCGTCGTGGCGCTGCTGATGGCGGCCTTCACCCTGTTGTTTGGCACCCGCCATCTGGATGCCACCGAGCACCAGTCCGGCCTGATGCTGGCGGTGGCTTTCGAGTCGTTCGTCAAACTGGTGGCGTTTATCGCGGTCGGTCTGTTCTGCCTGTTCTATGTCTTTGATGGTGCGCTCGGTTTCTTCAATGAAGAGGCGGTGGGCGAGGTGGCCAGCGACCTGTTTGCCGGTGGCTGGGGCGAGCAGGATTTTGCCGCCCAGTTCCTGCTCGCTATGGCGGCCATCATCTGTCTGCCGCGACAGTTTCATGCCGCAGTGGTCGAGAATAACGATCTGCGTCATTTGCGCACGGCGCGCTGGGTGCTGCCGTTGTACCTGGGCATCTTCGCGGTACTGGTATTGCCCATCGTACTGGCCGGGTTGGTGCTTCAGCCCGAATTTGCCGGTCAGGCGGATATCTATGTGCTCACCTTGCCGATGCTGGAAGGGCCGGCCTGGTTGACGTTGCTGGTGTTTCTCGGTGGCATCGCTGCGGCCACCGGTATGGTCATTGTGGCGACCATTGCGGTGGCCATCATGCTGACCAACGAAGTGCTGTTGCCGCTGTGGCTGCGCCGACGCGTCAACCTGCGCAACGACCTGGGTGCGCTGGGCGCCAATGTGCGCAGTCTGCGCCGCGTCGCCATTGTGGTGGTGTTGTTGCTGGCGTTTCTGTTCCACCAGCTGATGCTGGACTTCACCCGTCTGACCAGTATCGGTCTGCTGTCGTTTGCGGCAGTGGCCCAGTTTGCCCCGGCGCTGTTCGGGGGGCTCTACTGGCGCGGCGGGCATGCGCGCGGGGCGGCCATCGGTCTGGCGATCGGCTTTGTGGTGTGGGCGTTCTGTCTGCTGCTTCCCGGGCTGGCATCGCCGGAATGGCTGGCGCGTGCCAATCAGGACGGGGTGTTTGGTCTCGGCATGTTGCGCCCACAACGGCTGTTCGGGCTGGATGGGCTGTCGCCGCTGGCTCATGGTGTCGTCTGGAGCCTCGGGCTGAATATCCTCGCTTATGTCTGCTTCTCGAAATGGGCCAGACCTTCGGCGCTGGACCGCTCCCAGGCGACCCTGTTCGTGGACATGCCGCTGGACTGGTGGCGCGACGCCGGCACCTCCGGGCTGGTCAGCCAGGGCGAACTGCTGGAGCTGGCCGGGCGCTGCATCGGCCAGGGGCGTGCCGAGTTGTTGTTCCGTGAGCACGCCGAAAAGCAGCAGTTCTTCTGGCAACCGGAGCTGCCTGCCCCCCTGCATCTGGTGCGCTTGACCGAACGCTTGCTGGCGGGGGCCATGGGCGCCAGCTCGGCGCGTATCCTGCTGGGTACGCTGCTGACCAAGCAGGAGGCAGATCGCCATGAAGTGGCGCGCATCATGGATGAAGCGTCGCAGGTCATCCAGTTCAACCATCAATTGCTGCGCACCACCATCGAAACCATCAACCAGGGCATTTGCGTGGTGGACCGCGATCTGAATATCGTCGCCTGGAACCGCGCCTATGAGCGTCTGTTCGAGTATCCCGAAGGCCTGATTCGTCTGGGGCGCCCGATTGCCGACGTTTACCGCTACAACGCCCGGCAGGGGATCTATGGCGACGGTGATCTGCATGAACAGGTCAGTCGCCGTGTGAATCTGCTGCGCGAGGGTTCGGCACACAGTTTCGAACGAGTGCTGCCCAGCGGCACCGTGATCGAAGTGTCAGGCATGCCCATGCCGGGCGGGGGCTTTGTCAGTACCTTCCTGGACATCACGGCGCGCAAACGGGATGAATGGGCGCTGCGCGAGATCAACGAGAATCTGGAACAAATGGTGGCGGATCGCACACGCCGTCTGTCGGAAGTGAACACACGCCTGCAGCAGGCGATTGCCGAAGCACAGCGCGCCAATCAGGGCAAGACACTGTTTCTGGCGGCGGCCGGGCATGATCTGATGCAGCCGCTGAATGCTGCGCATCTGTTCTGTTCATCGTTGCAACAGAAGTTGCAGACCGGCGGCCTCAGTGATGTGGAGCGGGCCCAGGAAATGCTCGGCAACATCAGTGGCGCGCTGGAAGCGGCCGAGAGTTTGATCAGTGATCTGCTGGACATCAGCCGCCTGGATACCGGCGCCATGCCGGTGGATCAGCGGCCGGTACCGTTGCGCCGCATGCTGCACAATCTGGCCAGTGAATTCGGTGCCATGGCCGATGCACGGGGGCTGCGTCTGCGCTGGCGGCCGGCGGATGTCCTGGTGCAGACGGATGAAAAACTGCTGCGCCGCGTGTTGCAGAATCTGCTGGGCAATGCGGTGCGTTATACCAGTGAGGGCAGTGTGCTGCTTGGCTGCCGCAAGGCGCCCGGTGCGGTGCGTATCGAGGTCTGGGATACCGGTACCGGGATTACCGAGGAAGAGCAAAAGGAAATTTTCCGCGAGTTCAAGCGCCTGCCCAGCAGTGAGCAGCATGGCAAGGGGCTGGGGCTCGGGCTGGCGATTGCTGAGCGGATCTGCAAGCTCTTGGGTCACCGTATTACCGTGCGCTCATGGCCCGGTCGCGGCACGGTGTTCAGCGTGACGGTGCCGCTGGCGGCTGACGGCGTGGTGCCGGAGGTCGTGGAAGAAGCGACGATGTTTGCGCCACGACGGCTGGACGGCCTGACGGTGCTGTGTGTGGATAACGATGCCACCATTCTGGCTGGTCTGGCGGCCCTGCTGGATGACTGGGGCTGCCGGGTCATTCAGGCGCGCTCCGAAGCCGAGGCCCACGCCAGGCTTGATCCTGACACGGTGCCGGATGTCATGCTGGTGGATTATCAGCTGGATGATGACGAAAACGGTTTCGATGTGATTACGGCACTGGACGGGCGTTGGGACGATGCCGTGCCGGCGATCCTGATGACGGCCAATCATGATCCGGCAGTACGCCAGCGGGCGATCAGTGAGGGGCTGGTGTTCCTGCAAAAGCCTGTGGATGCGCGCACCCTGTACGACACCCTGACCAATCTCTGA
- a CDS encoding 3'-5' exonuclease: MLRTLRRVADRRRHGEGDYAHLFQPYHGSDVIALDCETTSADARQAELVSIAAVPVRHGRVLTSEALDLTLRRPHGLQRDSIRIHGLRPDDLVDGCTLDDALERLLDFIGNRPIVGWCIDFDLAVINRHLRPRAGFELPNRSIELTRLYQRRLRRSQPDLAPHVGFEAMARSLDVPVIGRHTALGDATTAALMYLRLMKPEPAAA, from the coding sequence ATGCTTCGCACGTTACGCCGCGTGGCCGATCGCCGCCGCCATGGAGAGGGCGACTACGCCCATCTGTTTCAGCCCTATCATGGCAGCGATGTGATAGCGCTGGATTGCGAGACCACCAGCGCCGATGCCCGTCAGGCCGAACTGGTGTCCATCGCCGCTGTGCCGGTGCGCCATGGCCGTGTGCTCACCAGCGAGGCGCTGGATCTGACGCTGCGCCGCCCGCACGGGCTGCAACGTGATTCCATTCGCATCCATGGCCTGCGCCCCGATGATCTGGTGGATGGCTGTACTCTGGATGACGCGCTTGAGCGGCTCCTGGATTTCATCGGCAATCGCCCGATCGTGGGCTGGTGTATCGATTTTGATCTGGCCGTCATCAATCGTCATCTGCGCCCGCGTGCCGGTTTCGAGTTGCCCAACCGCAGTATCGAGCTGACCCGCCTGTACCAGCGCCGCTTGCGCCGGAGTCAGCCGGATCTGGCGCCGCATGTCGGGTTTGAAGCCATGGCACGCAGCCTGGATGTGCCGGTCATCGGTCGGCACACCGCCCTGGGGGACGCCACCACGGCCGCATTGATGTATCTTCGACTCATGAAGCCGGAGCCGGCGGCCGCCTGA
- a CDS encoding DUF294 nucleotidyltransferase-like domain-containing protein, translating into MVDLDLTQLPFALLDDTSLEQLRAAADLSYFDKGEVILDAGQAGNWVYLIHKGAVTELDVQAPSARARIGLYTAGDLFGAISVLNGKSRYRFVADQQTLCYLIPGQLFQRLCNHNSAFADYFRQRLAEKSRLLAEQREGGVTLAGFMLARIRDCMRVPLIMQADISIHDAVTALKTHRADSLLVQRGNDVGIVTKTDLLNALVLDGRGSGDPAASVASFDLVTARPDEFLFAALVSMTRHEVARVVVMRHERAVGVVELTDVLSYFSSRSYVVGLEIEKADDLDALALASARLPELVRALMAQGVKLRFAMDLLAALNGRLMAKTWQFTVPEAHQQHGCLIVMGSEGRGEQILKTDQDNGLILDDGAVWPGQSESMSRFTENLLRLGYPPCPGNVMVSNPEWTGSLSRWRERIRRWADDGGGDAMLKLSILADAHSLAGNPRLLEALRDALFERCSDDQLLMSRFARGVLRFSTPLTVFGTLKKPEHGIDIKKGGIFPIVHGVRALALSQRIRDTSTFDRLDELAARGITDRDLAEDLSEALSLFSELRLKRQLAALEAGDAHADGNHIVVQELSSLERDMLRDALHAVNEFKQRLSWRFHLEY; encoded by the coding sequence ATGGTGGATCTCGACCTGACACAACTGCCTTTTGCCCTGCTGGACGATACGTCCCTGGAGCAATTGCGTGCGGCGGCGGACCTGAGTTACTTCGACAAGGGCGAAGTGATTCTGGATGCCGGTCAGGCAGGCAACTGGGTCTATCTGATTCACAAGGGCGCGGTGACCGAACTGGATGTACAGGCCCCCAGTGCCCGTGCACGCATCGGGCTATACACGGCGGGCGATCTGTTCGGCGCCATCAGTGTGCTGAACGGCAAGAGCCGTTACCGGTTTGTGGCTGACCAGCAGACCCTCTGTTACCTGATTCCGGGGCAGCTGTTCCAGCGGTTGTGCAACCACAACAGCGCCTTTGCCGACTATTTTCGCCAGCGCCTGGCGGAGAAGAGCCGTTTGCTGGCCGAGCAGCGTGAGGGCGGCGTGACCCTGGCCGGGTTCATGCTGGCGCGTATCCGTGACTGCATGCGGGTGCCGTTGATCATGCAGGCGGACATCAGCATCCATGATGCGGTCACGGCGCTGAAGACCCACAGGGCGGACAGCCTGCTGGTCCAGCGTGGCAACGATGTCGGTATCGTGACCAAGACAGACCTGCTCAATGCGCTGGTGCTGGATGGCCGGGGCAGCGGTGATCCGGCGGCCAGTGTCGCCAGTTTCGATCTGGTGACGGCGCGCCCGGACGAGTTCCTGTTTGCGGCGCTGGTCAGCATGACCCGGCATGAAGTGGCCCGGGTGGTGGTCATGCGCCACGAGCGGGCCGTCGGGGTGGTCGAGCTGACCGATGTGCTGAGCTACTTCTCCAGCCGCTCCTACGTGGTGGGCCTGGAGATCGAGAAGGCTGACGATCTGGATGCGCTGGCGCTGGCCAGTGCGCGCTTGCCGGAGCTGGTGCGGGCGCTGATGGCGCAGGGTGTGAAGCTGCGATTTGCCATGGACCTGCTGGCGGCGCTGAACGGGCGCCTGATGGCCAAGACGTGGCAGTTCACGGTGCCGGAAGCGCATCAGCAGCATGGTTGCCTGATCGTGATGGGCAGTGAAGGGCGTGGTGAACAGATACTGAAGACCGATCAGGACAACGGGCTGATTCTGGACGACGGAGCGGTGTGGCCGGGGCAGAGCGAGTCCATGAGCCGTTTCACCGAAAACCTGTTGCGGCTCGGTTACCCGCCCTGTCCCGGCAATGTCATGGTCTCGAACCCCGAGTGGACGGGCAGCCTGTCCCGCTGGCGCGAGCGTATTCGTCGCTGGGCTGACGACGGCGGCGGTGATGCCATGCTCAAGTTGTCCATCCTGGCCGATGCCCACTCGCTGGCGGGCAATCCCCGTTTGCTGGAGGCGCTGCGCGATGCGCTGTTCGAGCGGTGCAGTGACGACCAGCTGCTGATGTCCCGCTTTGCCCGGGGGGTGCTGCGTTTCTCCACGCCGTTGACGGTGTTCGGCACCCTGAAAAAACCCGAACACGGTATCGATATCAAGAAGGGCGGCATCTTTCCCATCGTGCACGGTGTGCGTGCCTTGGCGCTGTCGCAACGCATTCGTGACACCTCGACGTTCGATCGTCTTGATGAGCTGGCGGCACGTGGCATTACCGATAGAGACCTGGCAGAAGACCTGAGTGAAGCGCTGTCACTGTTTTCCGAATTGCGACTCAAGCGCCAGCTTGCCGCACTGGAAGCTGGCGACGCGCATGCGGACGGGAATCATATCGTGGTACAGGAACTGAGCTCTCTGGAACGTGACATGCTGCGTGATGCGCTGCATGCCGTGAATGAATTCAAGCAGCGCCTGTCGTGGCGCTTTCATCTGGAATACTGA
- a CDS encoding response regulator codes for MDPILIADDHPLFRAALRQAVSAAFPDTPIEEADSLPALQTLVEQQKQYSLLLLDLHMPGTHGFSAVIYLRDHYRDTPLVVISASDEADVMQRAIGFGANGFIPKSASLDTMVDALNQVLAGDTWLPPAARTSSAIPASASEQELARRISSLTPQQFRVLGMLLEGMANKVIAIELNVSEATVKAHMTAILRKLGVRNRTQAVLLLRDIAIEAPTS; via the coding sequence ATGGACCCTATACTGATTGCAGACGATCATCCGCTTTTTCGCGCTGCCCTGCGCCAGGCTGTCAGTGCGGCCTTCCCGGACACGCCGATAGAAGAGGCGGACTCCCTGCCCGCCCTGCAGACACTGGTGGAACAGCAGAAACAGTACAGCCTGCTGTTGCTGGACCTGCATATGCCCGGCACGCACGGTTTTTCCGCCGTGATCTACTTGCGCGACCACTATCGTGATACACCACTGGTGGTGATTTCTGCCAGCGACGAAGCCGACGTGATGCAACGCGCAATCGGTTTTGGCGCCAACGGTTTTATTCCCAAATCCGCCAGCCTGGACACCATGGTCGATGCCCTGAATCAGGTGCTGGCCGGGGACACCTGGCTGCCGCCTGCGGCGCGCACCAGCAGCGCCATCCCGGCGTCCGCCAGTGAGCAGGAACTGGCTCGGCGTATCAGCAGCCTCACGCCACAACAGTTTCGGGTACTGGGCATGCTGCTGGAAGGCATGGCCAACAAGGTCATCGCCATCGAGCTGAATGTGTCGGAGGCCACAGTGAAAGCGCACATGACCGCTATCCTGCGCAAACTGGGCGTGCGCAACCGTACTCAGGCCGTTTTGCTGCTGCGTGATATCGCCATTGAGGCCCCGACCTCCTGA
- a CDS encoding DcaP family trimeric outer membrane transporter codes for MKTMFPRAALAASIALTATAASAQTLEERITALETRVASTTQVQFGGYIKADAQVTRYNRDGSNVPQIGRDFLVPSTIPTAGDGGGATTDFHAKESRFWMRTRTDTGQGLLGTYIELDFLTHGMGDERITNSYAPRIRHAFATWGDVLFGQTWSTFFDVGALPELLDFVGPVGTTLVRQAQVRYSPGQWDIALENPSSTLYDANGLIGNPATIDDNRYPDLIVRYRIPLDNGSLSVAAMGRELSYRDGANRESEYGYGVSIAGKFMLGDTGNDIRAQLVGGNAVGRYLGLNAFRSGEIEADGSIELIDTWSAMLAYRHLWSDQWRSSVAVSYAEADNPDTLPGTTAKAYRTSHVNLIYSPVPRLDFGGEVIWGQRENEDGQRGEIGRVQLSAKLAF; via the coding sequence ATGAAAACAATGTTCCCACGCGCTGCCTTGGCAGCTTCCATTGCCCTGACCGCCACGGCGGCATCAGCCCAGACGCTGGAAGAGCGCATAACAGCGCTCGAAACGCGAGTGGCCAGCACGACCCAGGTGCAGTTCGGCGGCTACATCAAGGCGGATGCCCAGGTAACCCGCTACAACCGTGACGGCAGCAACGTGCCACAGATTGGCCGGGATTTTCTCGTTCCGAGCACCATTCCCACCGCCGGTGATGGCGGTGGCGCGACCACGGATTTCCACGCCAAGGAAAGCCGCTTCTGGATGCGTACCCGTACAGACACCGGGCAGGGCCTGCTGGGGACCTACATCGAGCTGGATTTCCTGACCCATGGCATGGGCGATGAGCGCATTACCAACAGTTATGCGCCGCGCATTCGCCACGCCTTTGCCACGTGGGGGGATGTCCTGTTTGGCCAGACCTGGTCGACGTTCTTTGATGTGGGGGCGCTGCCGGAACTGCTGGACTTTGTCGGGCCGGTGGGCACCACCCTGGTTCGTCAGGCACAGGTACGTTACAGCCCGGGGCAGTGGGATATTGCGCTGGAAAACCCGTCCTCGACGCTCTATGACGCCAACGGTCTTATTGGCAATCCGGCGACGATCGACGACAACCGCTACCCCGATCTCATCGTGCGTTACCGTATCCCGCTGGACAACGGCAGCCTGAGCGTCGCAGCCATGGGTCGTGAGCTGTCCTACCGTGACGGTGCCAACCGCGAGAGCGAATACGGCTACGGCGTCAGTATTGCCGGCAAGTTCATGCTGGGTGACACCGGCAACGACATTCGTGCGCAGCTGGTGGGCGGCAATGCCGTGGGCCGCTACCTGGGTCTGAATGCGTTCCGTTCCGGTGAGATCGAGGCTGATGGCAGCATTGAACTGATTGATACCTGGAGTGCCATGCTGGCCTATCGCCACCTGTGGAGCGACCAGTGGCGTTCCAGTGTGGCGGTGTCTTACGCCGAGGCCGACAATCCCGATACGCTGCCGGGCACCACGGCCAAGGCGTACCGGACGAGCCACGTCAACCTGATCTACTCACCCGTGCCACGGCTCGATTTCGGTGGCGAGGTGATCTGGGGTCAGCGTGAAAACGAGGACGGCCAGCGCGGCGAGATCGGACGAGTCCAGCTTTCGGCGAAGCTGGCGTTCTGA
- the acs gene encoding acetate--CoA ligase, which translates to MPAQGTATAGDTIHHAVPVKPHFQHHAWVGEAEYQALYARSIEAPEAFWREQAGRLTWDKMPTDIRDVSFDRNDLHIRWFADGQLNVSANCIDRHLPERANTPAIIWEPDSPGAHRTITYATLHREVCRLANVLKGLGVRRGERVTLYLPMIPEAVFAMLACARIGAIHSVVFGGFSPEALAGRIADCGSRVVITADAGLRGGRTVPLKDNVDQALQRPEACIVEKVLVISHTGTHINWETGRDVRFEDAMAEASEVCPPESMNAEDPLFILYTSGSTGKPKGVLHTSGGYLTYASLTHQMVFDYHPGDVYWCTADVGWITGHTYLVYGPLANGATSVMSEGLPNYPDAGRLGQIIDKFNVNIVYTAPTAIRALMADGDTPLAASQRHSLKLLATAGEPINPAAWHWFHDQVGLEQCAVVDTWWQTETGGVMIAPLPGATATKPGAAMKPFFGIQPALVNNEGALIDGPGEGNLVILDSWPGQMRTLWGDHERFREAYFTTFPGMYCTGDGARRDVDGDYWITGRVDDVLNVSGHRMGTAEIESALVAHPKVAEAAVVGYPHDIKGQGIYVYLTLTHDSEPSDTLRAELRAWVRKEIGPIATPDLIHWAPGLPKTRSGKIMRRILRKIAANEHDSLGDVSTLADPAVVPALVETRMNRPPA; encoded by the coding sequence ATGCCTGCTCAGGGAACCGCGACCGCCGGCGACACCATCCACCACGCCGTGCCCGTCAAACCCCATTTCCAGCACCATGCCTGGGTCGGCGAGGCCGAATATCAGGCCCTTTATGCGCGCAGCATCGAAGCGCCCGAGGCATTCTGGCGCGAACAGGCCGGGCGGCTGACCTGGGACAAGATGCCCACCGACATCCGGGACGTCTCCTTTGACCGTAACGATCTGCATATCCGCTGGTTCGCAGACGGCCAGCTGAATGTCAGCGCCAACTGCATAGATCGTCACTTGCCGGAGCGCGCGAACACGCCAGCGATCATCTGGGAGCCCGACAGCCCCGGCGCCCATCGCACCATTACCTACGCTACCCTGCACCGGGAAGTGTGCCGCCTGGCCAATGTCCTCAAGGGCCTGGGGGTGCGCCGCGGCGAACGCGTCACCCTGTACCTGCCGATGATCCCGGAAGCGGTGTTTGCCATGCTCGCCTGCGCCCGTATCGGCGCCATTCATTCCGTCGTCTTTGGTGGCTTCTCGCCCGAGGCGCTGGCCGGTCGCATCGCCGATTGCGGCAGCCGTGTGGTGATTACGGCCGATGCGGGATTGCGCGGTGGCCGTACGGTACCCCTGAAGGACAATGTCGATCAGGCCCTGCAACGCCCGGAAGCCTGCATCGTGGAGAAGGTCCTCGTGATCTCGCATACCGGCACGCACATCAACTGGGAAACCGGCCGCGATGTGCGCTTTGAAGACGCCATGGCCGAGGCCAGTGAAGTCTGCCCGCCGGAAAGCATGAACGCCGAAGACCCGCTCTTTATCCTGTATACCTCGGGCTCCACCGGCAAACCCAAGGGCGTGCTGCACACCAGCGGCGGCTACCTCACCTATGCCTCGCTCACCCACCAGATGGTGTTCGACTACCATCCGGGCGACGTTTACTGGTGTACTGCTGATGTCGGCTGGATTACCGGCCATACCTATCTGGTCTACGGTCCTCTGGCCAACGGCGCCACCAGTGTCATGAGCGAGGGGCTGCCGAACTACCCCGACGCGGGTCGCTTGGGACAGATCATCGACAAGTTCAACGTCAACATCGTCTATACCGCGCCCACCGCGATCCGGGCACTGATGGCCGACGGCGATACGCCGCTGGCCGCCAGCCAACGGCACAGCCTGAAGCTGCTGGCCACCGCTGGCGAACCGATCAACCCGGCCGCCTGGCACTGGTTCCACGATCAGGTGGGGCTGGAGCAATGCGCCGTGGTGGACACCTGGTGGCAAACGGAAACCGGCGGCGTGATGATTGCACCGCTGCCCGGCGCCACCGCCACCAAACCCGGCGCGGCCATGAAACCTTTCTTCGGCATCCAGCCCGCACTGGTGAACAATGAGGGGGCGCTGATAGACGGCCCCGGCGAAGGCAATCTCGTCATTCTGGACAGCTGGCCGGGGCAGATGCGCACCCTGTGGGGTGACCATGAGCGCTTCCGCGAAGCCTACTTCACCACCTTCCCGGGCATGTACTGCACTGGCGATGGCGCACGACGGGATGTCGACGGGGATTACTGGATCACCGGACGGGTCGACGACGTCCTGAATGTCTCCGGGCACCGCATGGGCACCGCCGAAATCGAGTCCGCACTGGTGGCCCACCCGAAAGTGGCCGAGGCCGCCGTGGTGGGCTACCCGCATGACATCAAGGGCCAGGGCATTTACGTCTACCTCACCCTGACCCACGACAGCGAACCCAGCGACACCTTGCGCGCCGAGCTGCGTGCCTGGGTGCGCAAGGAAATCGGCCCCATTGCCACACCGGACCTGATCCACTGGGCGCCGGGGCTGCCGAAAACCCGTTCCGGCAAGATCATGCGCCGGATCTTGCGCAAGATTGCCGCCAACGAGCACGACAGTCTCGGAGATGTCTCGACGCTGGCCGATCCGGCGGTGGTGCCCGCGCTGGTCGAGACACGCATGAACCGGCCGCCGGCATGA